The genomic region ATCCTGATCGGCGGCCTGACCGATGTGTGCGTGCACTACACCTTCGCCGACGCCCACCAGCGCGACTACTACGTGCGGGTGGTCACCGACTGCGTCGGCGGCTCGTCGCAGTACCGCCACGACGCGGCGCTGGACGCCATGGAGTACCTGCAGACCGGCGCGCTGCGCACCAGCGACGAGATCATCGAAGCGTTTCAGAACCTGTCCGCTGCCCCCACTCTTGAAGGAGCCGCCAGATGAGTCACCGACTCCGCAGGATCGCCGCGCTCGGCGTGGCCGCCGCTCTTGCGCTGAGTGCCTGCGGCGGTTCGGATTCCGGCGGCGGCACACCGAACGCCGCACCCGGCGACAAGGTGCTGCAGCTGTCGTTCCTGCAGGATCCGGGGCAACCGCCGGACCCCGACGTGTTCTACGCCGGGCAGGGCCTGCTGCTGACCACCAACATCTACGAGGGCCTGCTGCAGTTCAAGGGCGGCACCGAGAAACCGGAACTGGAACCGCTGCTGGCCACCGAGTGGACCGCGTCGCCGGACAACAAGGTGTTCACCTTCAAGTTGCGCGAGGGGGTGAAGTTCCACGACGGCACGCCGTTCACCGCCGAGGCCGTCAGGGCGTCCTTCGAGCGCCGGGCCGCGGTCAACCAGGGCCCGTCCTACATGGTCGCCGACGTCGAATCCATCACCTCCCAGGATGATTACGACGTCACCATCACCCTCAAGGAACCCAACTCGGCGTTCCTGGACTACCTGGCGTGCGCGTACGGCCCCCGCATGATCAGCCCGGAGGGCCTCAGGAAGCACGGCGGCGACGACCACGCGCAGACCTACCTGACCGACCACGACCTGGGCACCGGCCCGTACACGCTGACCGCCGCCGAGGTGGGATCACGCTACGAGCTGGCCGCCTTCGACGAATACTGGGGTGACAAGCCGTATTTCGAAGAGGTGGAGATCCCGGTCATCACCGACGTCGCCGCCCAGCAGTTGCAGTTCAACAACGGCCAGATCGCGGCGATCCTGCACGACCTGCCGTCCTCGGCGGTGGGGCAGTACCTCAACGACGACAAGTACGCCCACTACTCGCTGCCGACGATGATGTCGAACTACCTGTACCTCAACCCGTACAAGGGGATGCTCAAGGACCAGAAGACCCGGCTGGCGCTGCTCAAGGCGGTCGACGTCGAGGAGCTGGTCAAGCAGACCTACTTCGGCCGCGGCAAGGTGGCCGAACAGATCTACCCGCCGAACATGATCGCCGAGCAGTACGCCAGACAGGATGTGCCGCATGACCCGTCGGAGCTCAGCGCCATCGTGGCCGGCCTGCCCGCCGATCAGAAGACCATCACCATCGGCTACGACTCCAGCAGCCCGGACAACCAGCTGGTCAGCAACCTGATCCAGACTCAGCTGGCCGCCGCGGGCGTGCAGGCCAAGGTGCAGAGCTACCCGACGTCGGAGGTCTTCGGCTGGATCGGCGGCGACCCGACCGCCGCGCCGGAGGTGTACACCTCGCTCGCCTGGCCGGACGCCCCGTCGCCGTACGCCTGGGGACACATCTCCTGGGACGCCGACGGCGGGCTGAACTACCTGGCCTGCTCGGCGCCGCCCATCGCCGGGGCCCTGGCCAGCGGCCTGGCGACCGGTTCTGACGAGGACTTCTCCGCCGCCGGGCGGGACGCGCTCGAGACGGGCTGCTGGCTCAACATCGCCGACATCGACGACTTCGTCGTCGCGCAGCCCTGGCTCAAGGGCGTCGAGGAGGCGCACGCCGTGACCAACCCGAACTCGCTGCGCCTGGCCAAGCTGTCCGTGGGCTGACCGTGACCCTGGTGCGCAAGAGCGGCGTCCGCCGGATCGTGCTGCTCACCCTCGGGTGGGAGGAACTGCCGAAATCGGTGTCGGTGTACGGCAGTTCGCCCGAGGAGCGGCTGCGCGAACCGGTCCCCGGGGTGCTGCTGCAGACCGACGGCGGCTGGGTGCTGCTGGACACCGGGTTCAACACCGCGCTGATTCGCGACCCGGCGCTGCGGCGGCGGTTCTTCCCCAGCGTGGAGTACCAGCCGATCCTGCCCGGTCCGGGCGAGCCGATCGAGGAGGCGCTGGGCGAGATCGGCGTCGACATCGACGAGATCGGGCTGGTGGCGCTGTCGCATCTGCACGTCGACCACGCCGGCGGGCTCAAACTGTTCGCGGGCCGGGTGCCGGTGCACGCGCAGCGCCGCGAGCTCGAGTACGGCCTGTCCAACCACCCCGAGCCGGAGCGCCACGCGATCTTCCGGATCGACTTCGACGACCCCAACATCGACTGGTGCCTGGCCGACGGGGAGGCCGAGATCGCACCCGGCATCACCGCGGTGCCGACCTACGGCCACACGCCCGGCCACCAGAGCTTCGTCGTCGAACTCGACGAGTCCGTCGGTGGCGGCGGATACGTGTTCGCGTTCGACGCCGCCGACCTCACCGAGAACATCGAGCACGAGTTGGCGATCGGCGGCTACATCGGGGTGGACCCGGCCGAGACCGTCGAACCGATCCGCCGCCTCAAGGCGCTCGCCGAGGCCAAGGGCTATCCGCTGATCCCCGGCCACGACCCGCACGTCTGGCCGGAGATGACCAGGCACATGCGCGACCGGTTCGGCTGGTCGGCCTAGTTGATCGGGGCGTTGATCCAGCGCAGGTCGGCGAGGATGCCGCGGGCGGCGACGATGCCCTCACCGCTCTGCCACACCTCGTTGTTGACCGCGAACACCCGGTCGTCGCGGGTGGCGCTGAGCCGCTGCCAGGCGTCGCTGCGCATCACCTCGACGGCACGGTCGCGGGCGGCGGGGGAGGCGAACGACACGTAGACAATGTCGCCGTCGGCGATCGACAGATCCGAGTTGTCGGCCAGATCGGCGTCGGTGATGCCGACCTCGGTGTACGGCTTGTCGGTGAACCGCTGCGGCGCCGGGCGGTCCACACCGACCTCGGCGAGCACACTGCCCGGGAAGGTCTCCACCCCGAACACCCGCATCGTGGTGTCGGTGAACTGCACCACCGACGCCTGGAAATGGGTGGCGTCGTTCTCAGCGCCGGTCCGCTCGGCGTCGCGGGCGAACTCCTCGAGCAGGCCGTTGGCCGCGTCGGCGCGGCCCGTCGCCGCACCGACCGTGCGCAGGTTGTCCCGCCATGCCGGCCCGGGTGCACCGGTGAACACCGTCGGCGCGATCTGCGACAGCGCGCCGAACTCGTCGGGGGTGAGCGCCTCCGACCCCAGGATCAGATCGGGGGAGGCCTCCCGGATGGCGTCCAGATCGGGCGCGGTACGCATCCCGGCACCGGGCACGTCGTGGATCACCTGCCCCAGATACGACGGCTGGCTGTCGGAGCCGTCCGGCAGCGCGGCCGCCACGATCCGGCCCTGCAGACCCAGCGCACACAGCGCGTCGAGCTGATCGCCGGCGAGCACCACGATGCGCTGCGGATCGGCCCGCACCACCGTCTCACCGGCCGCGTGGCGCACCGGACGCTCCTCGGGGCCCGGATCCACCGGGGCCGGCTCCGGCGCGCAGGACTCGTCCGGACGGCGCTGATTGCCCAGCACACCGGCGCCCGCGATGCGCGTCGTACTGGTGATCACCGAGGTCGGGGCGGGTCCGTCGACCGGCGGCTCGCCACCCAAATCACCGCAGCCGGCCAGCGACGTCACGCCCACGGCGGCGACGACGGCGGCCAGCCCCGCGGCCCTGAGAATCGACACCCGTCGCGTCCCGCTGAACAGCACGCGCCGACGTTAACATTCATCAGGAATCGAGCAGTCCCCGCACGTCGTCGGCGAAATACGACTCTTTGTAGGACCACCCCGACCCGGCGTTGCGGAGGGGGCTAGGATTCGATGGCAGTAGTACTGCGGGATGTCCCGACCGGAAATTTGGAGGACCTGTTGGTAGCCGAAGCGCCCAATATCGGAGAACTCGAGGTACGACGTCCGTTCCCGGCGCGGCTCGGTCCCAAGGGCAACCTCATCTACAAGCTGCTGACGACCACCGATCACAAGCTGATCGGCATCATGTACTGCGTCGCCTGCATGAGCTTCTTCTTCATCGGCGGCCTGATGGCGCTGTTCATCCGCGCCGAGCTGGCGGTGCCGGGCCTGCAGTTCTTGAGCAACGAGCAGTACAACCAGCTGTTCACCATGCACGGCACGGCGATGCTGCTGTTCTACGCGACGCCGATCGTGTTCGGGTTCGCCAACCTGGTGCTGCCGCTGCAGATCGGCGCGCCCGACGTGGCGTTCCCGCGGCTGAACGCGCTGTCGTTCTGGCTGTTCCTGTTCGGCGCGCTGATCGCGCTGTCGGGCTTCATCACCCCCGGTGGTGCCGCCGACTTCGGGTGGACCGCCTACAGCCCGCTGACCGACGCGATCCACTCGCCCGGCGCCGGCGGTGACCTGTGGATCCTGGGCCTGGCCATCGGTGGTCTGGGCACCATCCTCGGTGCGGTCAACATGATCACCACCGTGGTCTGCATGCGCGCCCCGGGCATGACCATGTTCCGGATGCCGATCTTCACCTGGAACATCCTGGTCACCTCGATCCTGGTGCTGCTGGCGTTCCCGATCCTGACCGCCGCGCTGTTCGGCCTGGCCGCCGACCGTCTGCTCGGTGCCCACGTCTACGACCCGGGCAACGGTGGCGTGCTGCTGTTCCAGCACCTGTTCTGGTTCTTCGGCCACCCCGAGGTGTACATCCTGGCGCTGCCGTTCTTCGGTGTGGTGTCGGAGATCTTCCCGGTGTTCAGCCGCAAGCCGATCTTCGGCTACACCACGCTGGTCTACGCGACGCTGGCCATCGCCGCCCTGTCCGTGGCGGTGTGGGCGCACCACATGTACGCCACCGGCGCGGTGCTGCTGCCGTTCTTCTCGTTCATGACGTTCCTGATCGCCGTCCCGACCGGCATCAAGTTCTTCAACTGGATCGGCACCATGTGGAAGGGGCAGTTGACCTTCGAATCGCCGATGCTGTTCTCGATCGGCTTCATGGTGACGTTCCTGCTCGGTGGCCTGTCGGGCGTGCTGCTGGCCAGCCCGCCGCTGGACTTCCACGTCACCGACAGCTACTTCGTCATCGCGCACTTCCACTACGTGCTCTTCGGCACCATCGTGTTCGCCACCTACGCGGGCGTGTACTTCTGGTTCCCGAAGATGACCGGCCGCCTGCTCGACGAGCGCCTGGCCAAGCTGCACTTCTGGCTGACCTTCATCGGCTTCCACACCACCTTCCTGGTGCAGCACTGGCTCGGTGACGAGGGCATGCCGCGCCGCTACGCCGACTACCTCCCGTCGGACGGGTTCACCGCGCTCAACGTGGTCTCGACCATCGGCGCGTTCATCCTCGGCATCTCGGTGCTGCCGTTCGTGTGGAACGTGTTCAAGAGCTGGCGCTACGGCGAGCCCGTCACGGTCGACGATCCGTGGGGCTACGGCAACTCGCTGGAGTGGGCGACCTCCTGCCCGCCGCCGCGGCACAACTTCACCGAGCTGCCCCGCATCCGGTCGGAGCGTCCGGCGTTCGAGCTGCACTACCCGCACATGGTCGACCGGATGCGTGCGGAGGCCCACGTCGGCCGCAAGCACACCGTCGATCACTCGAGCTGACGCTCGCCGGCCGCGGAGGAGTATGCCGAAGGTGTCGGAGTGAGCAGCGGCGCGTCACGTGACCGCTCCTCACTGCTGATCACGGTCACCGGCCACGACCAGCCGGGCGTGACCTCGGCCCTGTTCGAGGTCCTGTCCCGGCACCACGTGGAACTGCTCAACGTCGAACAGGTCGTGATCCGCGGCCGGTTGACGTTGGGGGTGCTGGTCGCGGCACCCGCCGACGTCACCGCCGGGACCGCGCTGCGCGACGAGGTGACCGCAGCCATCCACGGGGTGGGGCTCGACGTCGCGATCGAACCCAGCGACGGTCTGCCGGTGATGCGGGAGCCGTCCACGCACACGATCGTCGTGCTGGGCCGGCCGATCACCGCCGATGCGTTCGGGGTGGTCGCGCGCAAGGTGGCCGCGCTGGGCGTCAACATCGACTTCATCCGTGGGGTGTCCGACTATCCGGTGACGGGGCTGGAGTTGCGGGTCTCGGTGCCCGGCGGCGACGTCTACGAGCGGTTGCAGCAGGAGCTGGCGCGGGTCGCGGCCGACGAGAAGATCGACATCGCGCTGGAGGACTACAGCCTGGCCCGGCGGGCCAAGCGGCTGATCGTGTTCGACGTCGACTCGACCCTGATCCAGGGTGAGGTCATCGAGATGCTCGCCGAGCACGCAGGCGCGGCGGCTGCCGTCGCCGAGGTGACCGAGGCGGCGATGCGCGGTGAACTGGACTTCGCCGAGTCGCTGCACCGGCGGGTCGCCACGCTCGCGGGGCTACCGGCGTCGGTGCTCGACGAGGTGGCCGAGCAGATCGAGCTGATGCCGGGGGCCCGCACGACGCTGCGGACGCTGCGGCGGCTGGGCTACCACTGCGGCATCGTGTCCGGCGGGTTCCGGCAGGTCATCGAACCGCTGGCGCACGAGCTGATGATGGACTTCGTCGCCGCCAACGAGCTTGAGATCGTCGACGGCAAGCTCACCGGCCGGGTCATCGGCCCGGTGGTCGACCGCGCCGGAAAGGCCAAGGCGCTGCGGGACTTCGCGCAGCAGGTCGGGGTGCCGATGGAGCAGACGGTGGCCGTCGGCGACGGCGCCAACGACATCGACATGCTCTCCGCCGCCGGGCTGGGTGTGGCGTTCAACGCCAAACCGGTGCTGCGCGAGGTGGCCGACGCGTCGCTGAGCTACCCGTATCTGGACACCGTGCTGTTCCTGCTCGGTATCACCCGCGGCGAGATCGAGGCCGCCGACGCCGTCGACGGTGTGGTCCGTCGCGTCGAGATCCCCGACTGACGTTCCTCTTCCCCCCTGTCCGCGAGCGTGCGTGTCTGCACACGACACGCCGCGGAATTTTCGACATTTGCGCACGGTCGCGAGGCGCCGGGCCTCGGCGTCACGTGTTCGCCGAGACTTCGGTTGTTGACGAAAGATCGCCGGAATCCGTCAACTTCTGTAGTCTCGCGAGCCTTTCGCGCGTCCCGCTCGCGGCGAGCGTGCGCAAATGCAGGGAAAAACCCGGCGTGTCGTGACCAGACACGCACGCTCGCGGAAAAGAGGGTTACACGACGACGGTGGTGGGTTCGGGGGTGGCCGAGCCGGTGACGGCGTGCCAGGCGCGGGCGAGCAGTTCGATCGCCTCGGCCAGTTGATCCTCCGGCAGCGCGTACGGGATCCGGACGAACCGCTCGAGCGAGCCGTCGACGCCGAACCGCGGGCCCGGCGGCAGGTCCAGCCCCATCCGCGACGCCGCCGCCGACAGGGCGGTGCTCATCGGCGCGGGCAGCCGCACCCACAGCGAGATCCCGCCGGCGCCGGGACCGGGCTCCCAGTCCGGCAGATGCGTCGCCAGCAGCTCCAGCAGGAACGCCCGCCGCTTGCGCAGAATCTCGCGGCGCTCGGGCAGCACCTCGTCGCGGCGCGCGAGAAGCCTTGCCGCGGCGTACTGTTCGAGCACCGCGGTGCCGAGGTCGACCTGTGGGCGCAGCGCCGCGATGGTGGCGATGGTGGCCCGCTCGGCGCGGATCCAGCCGACCCGCAGCCCACCCCAGAACGACTTCGACATCGAACCGATCGTCAGCACCAGGTCCCGGCGCGACGTCATCGCCGCCGCCATCGGGGCCGGCGTCGGGTCGTCGAGCCACATGTCGAGGATCGTCTCGTCGATGACCGTGCGGGTGCGCGTCTCGGCGACGATGCGCCCCAGGCGTTGCCGGTCCTCGAACCCCATCGTCATCCCGGTGGGGTTCTGGTTGTCCGGTATCAGGTACGCCAGGCTGGGCGACACCTGATGGATCGCGGCCTGCACCGCGTCGAGATCCCACCCGTCCTCGGCAAGGGCCACCGGCACCGCCTGCGCGCCGATCGCCGAGATCGACGACAGCGCACCGTGATAGGTCGGCTGTTCGACGAGCACCCGATCGCCGGGCTGAAGGTAGGTGGTGAGGATCAGGCCGATGGCGTGCAGCGCGCCCGTCGTCACCATGATCTGATCGGGATCAGTGACAAGGCCTCGCTCGCAATACCTTTCGGCGATCGCCTCGCGCAGCGGGGAAACCCCGACGAGCTCGTGTCCCGGCCCGTGCAGGTAGGCGCCCATGTCGGCGGTGGCCTCCGCCAGCGCCTCGGTCACCGCGGCCACCGGGGCCGACAGCGCGGCGGCGGCCAAGCTCAGCGCCGCCGGCGCCGGCTCGATCCGCGCGGCGGGGGCGACGGGCAGTGCCGTGGTGCTGCGCGCCCCGCGCCGGGCGTGCAGATAGCCGTCCTCGCGCAACTGGTTGTAGGCGGCGGTCACCGTCGTCCGCGACACCCGCAGCGCCTCGGCCAGCGTGCGCTCGCTGGGCAGCCGGGCCCCGACCGGCAGCACCCCGTCGATGATGAGCAACCGGATCGCATCGGCCAGACCCTGGTAGGCCGGTCCGCTGCGACTGGACGTACGCCAGTTGCCCAGTTCCCGGACCAGTCGGTCCACATCCAGGGCCCGCGCGGGCATATCGATCGTCATTACAGGCCAGTATCCGCTGACTGGCTATTGAATAGCAAGCCAGTTGCTCAGGATTATCGAGCCATGA from Mycolicibacterium phlei harbors:
- a CDS encoding ABC transporter substrate-binding protein; this encodes MSHRLRRIAALGVAAALALSACGGSDSGGGTPNAAPGDKVLQLSFLQDPGQPPDPDVFYAGQGLLLTTNIYEGLLQFKGGTEKPELEPLLATEWTASPDNKVFTFKLREGVKFHDGTPFTAEAVRASFERRAAVNQGPSYMVADVESITSQDDYDVTITLKEPNSAFLDYLACAYGPRMISPEGLRKHGGDDHAQTYLTDHDLGTGPYTLTAAEVGSRYELAAFDEYWGDKPYFEEVEIPVITDVAAQQLQFNNGQIAAILHDLPSSAVGQYLNDDKYAHYSLPTMMSNYLYLNPYKGMLKDQKTRLALLKAVDVEELVKQTYFGRGKVAEQIYPPNMIAEQYARQDVPHDPSELSAIVAGLPADQKTITIGYDSSSPDNQLVSNLIQTQLAAAGVQAKVQSYPTSEVFGWIGGDPTAAPEVYTSLAWPDAPSPYAWGHISWDADGGLNYLACSAPPIAGALASGLATGSDEDFSAAGRDALETGCWLNIADIDDFVVAQPWLKGVEEAHAVTNPNSLRLAKLSVG
- a CDS encoding N-acyl homoserine lactonase family protein, coding for MTLVRKSGVRRIVLLTLGWEELPKSVSVYGSSPEERLREPVPGVLLQTDGGWVLLDTGFNTALIRDPALRRRFFPSVEYQPILPGPGEPIEEALGEIGVDIDEIGLVALSHLHVDHAGGLKLFAGRVPVHAQRRELEYGLSNHPEPERHAIFRIDFDDPNIDWCLADGEAEIAPGITAVPTYGHTPGHQSFVVELDESVGGGGYVFAFDAADLTENIEHELAIGGYIGVDPAETVEPIRRLKALAEAKGYPLIPGHDPHVWPEMTRHMRDRFGWSA
- a CDS encoding iron-siderophore ABC transporter substrate-binding protein encodes the protein MLFSGTRRVSILRAAGLAAVVAAVGVTSLAGCGDLGGEPPVDGPAPTSVITSTTRIAGAGVLGNQRRPDESCAPEPAPVDPGPEERPVRHAAGETVVRADPQRIVVLAGDQLDALCALGLQGRIVAAALPDGSDSQPSYLGQVIHDVPGAGMRTAPDLDAIREASPDLILGSEALTPDEFGALSQIAPTVFTGAPGPAWRDNLRTVGAATGRADAANGLLEEFARDAERTGAENDATHFQASVVQFTDTTMRVFGVETFPGSVLAEVGVDRPAPQRFTDKPYTEVGITDADLADNSDLSIADGDIVYVSFASPAARDRAVEVMRSDAWQRLSATRDDRVFAVNNEVWQSGEGIVAARGILADLRWINAPIN
- the ctaD gene encoding aa3-type cytochrome oxidase subunit I: MVAEAPNIGELEVRRPFPARLGPKGNLIYKLLTTTDHKLIGIMYCVACMSFFFIGGLMALFIRAELAVPGLQFLSNEQYNQLFTMHGTAMLLFYATPIVFGFANLVLPLQIGAPDVAFPRLNALSFWLFLFGALIALSGFITPGGAADFGWTAYSPLTDAIHSPGAGGDLWILGLAIGGLGTILGAVNMITTVVCMRAPGMTMFRMPIFTWNILVTSILVLLAFPILTAALFGLAADRLLGAHVYDPGNGGVLLFQHLFWFFGHPEVYILALPFFGVVSEIFPVFSRKPIFGYTTLVYATLAIAALSVAVWAHHMYATGAVLLPFFSFMTFLIAVPTGIKFFNWIGTMWKGQLTFESPMLFSIGFMVTFLLGGLSGVLLASPPLDFHVTDSYFVIAHFHYVLFGTIVFATYAGVYFWFPKMTGRLLDERLAKLHFWLTFIGFHTTFLVQHWLGDEGMPRRYADYLPSDGFTALNVVSTIGAFILGISVLPFVWNVFKSWRYGEPVTVDDPWGYGNSLEWATSCPPPRHNFTELPRIRSERPAFELHYPHMVDRMRAEAHVGRKHTVDHSS
- the serB gene encoding phosphoserine phosphatase SerB, with the protein product MSSGASRDRSSLLITVTGHDQPGVTSALFEVLSRHHVELLNVEQVVIRGRLTLGVLVAAPADVTAGTALRDEVTAAIHGVGLDVAIEPSDGLPVMREPSTHTIVVLGRPITADAFGVVARKVAALGVNIDFIRGVSDYPVTGLELRVSVPGGDVYERLQQELARVAADEKIDIALEDYSLARRAKRLIVFDVDSTLIQGEVIEMLAEHAGAAAAVAEVTEAAMRGELDFAESLHRRVATLAGLPASVLDEVAEQIELMPGARTTLRTLRRLGYHCGIVSGGFRQVIEPLAHELMMDFVAANELEIVDGKLTGRVIGPVVDRAGKAKALRDFAQQVGVPMEQTVAVGDGANDIDMLSAAGLGVAFNAKPVLREVADASLSYPYLDTVLFLLGITRGEIEAADAVDGVVRRVEIPD
- a CDS encoding PLP-dependent aminotransferase family protein; the protein is MTIDMPARALDVDRLVRELGNWRTSSRSGPAYQGLADAIRLLIIDGVLPVGARLPSERTLAEALRVSRTTVTAAYNQLREDGYLHARRGARSTTALPVAPAARIEPAPAALSLAAAALSAPVAAVTEALAEATADMGAYLHGPGHELVGVSPLREAIAERYCERGLVTDPDQIMVTTGALHAIGLILTTYLQPGDRVLVEQPTYHGALSSISAIGAQAVPVALAEDGWDLDAVQAAIHQVSPSLAYLIPDNQNPTGMTMGFEDRQRLGRIVAETRTRTVIDETILDMWLDDPTPAPMAAAMTSRRDLVLTIGSMSKSFWGGLRVGWIRAERATIATIAALRPQVDLGTAVLEQYAAARLLARRDEVLPERREILRKRRAFLLELLATHLPDWEPGPGAGGISLWVRLPAPMSTALSAAASRMGLDLPPGPRFGVDGSLERFVRIPYALPEDQLAEAIELLARAWHAVTGSATPEPTTVVV